In Macrobrachium rosenbergii isolate ZJJX-2024 chromosome 19, ASM4041242v1, whole genome shotgun sequence, the following are encoded in one genomic region:
- the LOC136848535 gene encoding uncharacterized protein, which translates to MAELRKKNNSGVITETQPAATLRKEVEHEEEFVTDSTKQKKKRRSLPSPRKKVEHEEEFVTGSTKQKKKKRSLPSPRKEVEHEEEFVTGSTKQKKKKRGFMDPREEEEEEEEEEEEEEEEEEEEEDEQQHSGITVCLPERKATENVGMSEVVSLFIFGSQIRKRSSDIFINKTN; encoded by the exons ATGGCCGAGCTGCGCAAGAAGAATAACTCGGGAGTCATCACAGAGACCCAGCCAGCAGCGA CGCTAAGAAAAGAGGTGGAGCACGAGGAGGAATTTGTCACAGATTCAacgaaacagaaaaagaagaggaggagtttGCCATCACCACGAAAAAAGGTGGAGCACGAGGAGGAATTTGTCACAGGTTCAacgaaacagaaaaagaagaagaggagtttgCCATCACCACGAAAAGAGGTGGAGCACGAGGAGGAATTTGTCACAGGTTCAacgaaacagaaaaagaagaagagg GGATTCATGGAtccacgagaagaagaagaagaagaagaagaagaagaagaagaagaagaagaagaagaagaagaagaagaagacgaacaacAACACTCTGGGATCACCGTATGTCTCCCCGAGAGGAAAGCTACAGAGAATGTGGGAATGAGCGAGGTCGTAAGCCTCTTCATTTTCGGTAGTCAAATTCGAAAGCGTTCAAGTGACATCTTTATCAATAAGACGAATTAA